The following is a genomic window from Globicephala melas chromosome 6, mGloMel1.2, whole genome shotgun sequence.
TAGCCTGGCTTGGGGGGGCTCCTTCGGATTACCGATTACACGGGAAGAGCCGCTGTCTCCCTTGAGCAATTATGGGACGCAAGGCTGGGACACACCCTGGTGGCGGGCAAGAAGCTGACTGATGCTGTCCCCGTGCCACTCACTGCTGTGCCGCCAGCCACAAGGCTTCAGTCTTCAATGGGAAGAGCGGAAGCTTCGCCTCCATATGCCACATTGGCAAAACAGGACTCAAGAGCAAGAAGGGCCGATGACAGAAATGCATTCACgtatccagagagagagagagcagagcccTGAACTGACTTCTCTGCTCAACACTAAGTGGTTAGCAATACCCTGGAAGGCAGGGATGGCAGCTTGGTCACTGAAACAGCGGCTCATTTTAGGGTTATCATCTTCAAACCAGGTGGCCTAATACTGGTCGGGGGCAGAGAGAAGGTGCTCGCCAGCAACACAGAgggagaggggatggaggagACAAATCAGGTCAAAGGGCTCACAGGGCCAACTGTGACCTGGAGGCTTTCAGTTTTAGATTTAACGTTTCTGAACGCTCCTCCGGGGACCCAGGATAAGAAGTAAAAGACGGATTCTCCCGGGCTCTCTGCACCGTCGCCAGATGAGAACAGCAAGAAGTCAGGCAGTGGGAGGCGCAGAAGAGGATGGGAACAGAACCCACTGGACTCCTCTCAAGAGCCCGGGCCGCTTGCAAAAGCGAACACCTAACGGCACTAAACGCAACATAGAAGGGAGACCCAAGGCCTCCTGTACCGAGAGGCCCGGATCTTCTGTTTCCACCAGACTATCCGCGTGGAAGGGAACCAGATCGAAACGCAACCGGGTCGAAACACGGAAGATGAGGAGGATCCAACCtgtaaagaaatcaaaacaagcCAGACCGATCCCAGCATAACTCAGGAACGCCCACATGTGGGGTCGCCCTTTCCTGAGCGGCTCTGAGCAACGGCGTGAATTAGGAACTCGAAGGGCTCACACACAAGACTCCTCATCCAGACCTTCCCAGTGCTCACCTTCACGGCGGCTGACACGGCCGGGACACTGCCGTACTGGACGTGCTTGCGCAGGTGGTTGCAGATGGCCCGGAGCGTCGGATGCACTTCCACACAGAATTTACATTTGTAGCCCACCACCTTCCTCTCCTTGATCTTTGGCACCTCTTCTAAGTGACCAAAAGGCTGGTAAAATACAGTGGTAGCCATCAGTACTCCGAGCCCTCCCTCAACGCCGGCATTTATTCTTGCAGCTTACTAGCAGATTTTACGTTAAAGCAGATTAGCAGGTTAAAAACCAAGGGAGCTAACACGGCGAGCAGTTTTACATAACAGATTCGTCAGGGGCGAGGCGCGCTGCCCACTGCGCGCGCGCGGGAGAAGTCTCCAGAACCCAAACAGGTTATGACTTGTGAGGAGAGAAGATCTCGGTGCTGAAGTCTCATGGTCACTGCCACCAAGTTATCTGGTTTTCAAACCAATTTTTCAACTACACAGGTGAAACGTCGCATAGCTACGCCATTAGCGAACTTcttgaccaaaaaagaaaaaaaaaaagaagggaaaaaaaaaaaaactctactcCTGGAGACGTTAGGTTCCTGTAGCCGACACTGCAAACCAAGACATGGCTGAGAAGCGCTAACGATACCAAGAGACGGCCCGCAACTGCCCTGGGAAAGAGAGCGAGCATTGTCCTGTAACTAGGCCTCGGATAAGGCTACTTGGcagagagaaatacagaaaagccACCCGACCCTCCCCTGGGGAACCTTGGGAGGGGCGAGAGGGAGGGGGCCGGGGAGAAGGGTGAGCGTAGAAcgcggggggtgggggataaTCAAGCTCGAAATGTTTAATTGACTTATTGAGCTCTCTGGCAGGCTAAGTCACTAGGAAGCCCGTAGCGGTTTGGCTGGCAGCGAAGACGTGCATGTGGGCACCAGTGATGAGAGGcctcctgggggaagggaaagcaaaACATATCCTTACCCTCTCTTGTTTGAAATCTGCAAAAGCACCATCTGCATATTTCTGCTTGCTCAAAAGCTGTTTCCTCCTCTCCTGACGTTTGGCACGCTTCTGGAATTCCTCATTGTGAATGCTCAAGTGTGAGGTCAGCTCCGCCGTGCTTTGCAGTTTGCTATCGCAGTGCTTGCACTGGTAGGCGGAGCTCTGCGGGCGGGGGCCGCCGCCCAGGATGACGAAGTCCCTCTTGAGGTCCCGGCTGTGGTGGTCCGTGTAATGCATGCACAGCAGCTCCGCCGTGCTGAAGGACAGCTTGAAGCACTTGATGCAGCGGAACGGGAGCCACTCGATTTCCTGCCCTTCGCTCCCCTCCACCTCGGCTTTCTCGAAGccgcctctctcctcctcttccatcAGCACCGGCTTCTCGTGCTCGTCGGCGTAGACGGCGGTGAAGTAGCCCCCCAACTTGCTGGCGTGCTGCTTCTTGGGGAACACCCCCGGGTGACGCTTCATGTAGTGGGACACGATGCCCTTCTTGCTGAAGGACTGGAAGGGGCACAGGGAGCACTTCTTCTTCTCCACGGCGCGCCGGAGCTCCTCGCTGAGCTGCGGGGAGTCGTCCTTGGGCGGCGACGGGATGATCACCTTGTTGGGCTTGTCGCTGATGGTCCTGGAGGCCGCCAGGCAGTGGGTGTAGTAGGCGTCGATGTCGTGGCGCTTCTGGTAGTGGGCAGCCAGCCCTTTGCGGATGGGGTTGGTGTAGGCACACAGGGCGCACTTGAAGAGGTTGTTCTTGCCCTCAGGCTGGGCGCGTACGTTGTTGTGCTTGATGCGGTAGTGCCGGGCTATGCCCTTCCGCGTGGAGCAGAAGTACTTGCAGAGCTGGCACCGGAACACAGTGTGGGACACCAGGTGCGAGGTAGCGAAGTGAGACGTGGACACGGGCTCCTCTCCCACCTCGTCCTCGGTCACGGAGACTTGGGAGGGGCTCACTTCAGTGGTTATCTCGGGCTCGAGGGTCACGGGCAGCTTCGGGGGAGACTGGGAAAAGACATCGAACTCAGGCTGGTTGTGATACTTCTCGTAGTGGATTTTGAGCTTCTCCAAAGTGCCGTGCGTGTAGGGACACAGTTTGCAGCGGTAGGCGCCGTACCCTTGCTTGAAGATCCTGCTCGTCTCCTCCACGTCGTTCTGGGCTATGTCGGCGGACTGCTCCACGTCGTGCACGAAGTCCTCGGCAGTCACCTTGATGGACGGGTGTCGCTTCTGGTAGTGGGTCAGGACGCCGTGGATGCGGGTGTTGATGTAGGGGCAATGCCTGCATTTGTAGACAGCGCCCGGGTTGATGTCGATATCCTGGGCAAAGTCAGCAGCCTTCACTTTCATGCCTGGGTGCTTCTTCCCGTAATGGGTCAGAAGGCCGTGCAGGTTGTTATACTCAGACTGGCACACGGTGCACTGGTACGGGGTGGAGGAGATGGCGGGGTTGGCTGACGCTAGCTGGAGGCTCTTCTCCGGGGAAAGCCTGGCGTCCTCGGGGCAGtcagcttcctgctcgggcagtgGGGTCGGCATACTGTTTTCACAATTCACGGGGCCCACGAGCTCTTCAGGCGCAGGGATGGGATTCTCGACAGCATCTTTCTCCTTGATGATATCCAGCAGCACGGACTCGTCCCCATTCATGGCCCAGGGGTGGAACGCTTGGTAGTGATTGGTGATGTCCCAGATGGAGACGGCCTCAAAAACACAGTCTCGGCATCTGTACGTTTTGGCTTCAGCTGGCATCgtgagagagggaggggatgggTCTGGCCCAGCCCAGAGCTTGGTGGCCATGTACGTATAATCAACGTAATGCTCGGGATGCCTCCTCTGGTAATGGAGGAGCAAACCGTTGGGATCTGTGTGGGAATAGATGCACCACTCGCAGTGGTAGCCAGCTTCTATCAAGCCATCTAGAAATGCCCACCGCATGATGGACGTGACCGTGGCCTTCAGGGCAGGGTGGTCTTTCTTGATATGCTTCCTCAGTGCGTAAAAGTAGGGGGAGGTGTACGAGCACTGACGACACTTGAGCGCCCGGAGTTTCGTTCTGTCCCGCTCCACGTTCGAGGGGGGGACCAGCACGCAACCGGCAGGCTTTTTCTGGTTACGGTCGCAGAGGCTTCGGATGGTGGCCGTGTGCTGCCGGATCACGTCCGCGTTGGCCTTGAAGTCTCGGTGCTTCTTCTGATAATGGATGAGGACACCTTTGACCGTGCGGTTCCCGTAATCACAGTGCTGGCAGAAGAACATCTCACTCTCCGCAGGAGGGCCGTCTCTCTCGGAGCCGCTCCGGCTGAGCTGCTGCCTGGGGGCCGGTGCCCGGGGGGAGCCTTGGGGCCCATCGGCCCCTCGCGTCATTGCGGCTGTGGGAGGAGCCTGTCTGATATATTTGGCGGTAACCTTTATCTCTGGGTGTCTTTTCTGGTAGTGGACAAGGACTCCCACAACTGACCGATTGCTGTAGGAGCAGTGTTTGCAGTAGTAAAGCTCGGTACCGAGGTCTGGtggcgggggcggtggggggggtggggaaccCATGGCGGATATTTTGGGAGACACTGGAGCACCCACCTCAAATGACAACCGAGAAAGGGCAGAGCCCCTGTCCACAGACACCATTCGCATGGTTTTCTGGATCCTAAAGTAGGAGGCCTTTTCTTCCGGGTGTTTCTTCTGATAATGAACCAACACAGAGTGCATGTTGGGGCTCGCGAAGGAGCAAACGTCACAATCGTACACGACGACGGTGCTGACCGAGGGGTCCTTCTGATTTTCACATTCTGGAGGAAAGGTCTTGGAAGGGGTGTTCTTAGGGAACGGAGCCGGCACCCCGCCGCCACGGGCCACGGCAGCGGACGCGGCCATGTTCTTGGGAGCCGAATTCAGGATCTCCCTCAGCGTCTGGGACTCCGTGTTCGGCCCCTCCTGCTGCTCCACCACGTAGCTCGAAAATATCATCGCATTGTTAATCTTGACGGTGGGGTGCATTCTCTGGTAGTGCGGCATCAGGCTTCGGACGTTGGGGCTCGTGTAGGAACAAAACCGACACCGGTAGATCAGGTCCGAGTGGTCGAAGTTGAGGACGTTCATGGCTTCTGGGTGGTGTTCGCCGTAATGCTGCTGCAGGTCTTCGAAGTTGGTGTAATCGATGTAGCATTCCAGGCACCTGTACACCGCGCTGTGATCGTTGGGGTCCAAGATGTACCTGAAGCTGAATTTAATGTACGGGTGCATGCGCTGGTAGTGGGTGCTGACGCTCCGGGCAGATTTGTTGTTAAAGTCACAGTGTTTGCAATAATAAAGCCTTCCCGAGTCGCTAAAGTCCGCATTTTCATTACCGTGCTCAGCTCCGTAGATAGGAGTCTGGGTGTTGAGCAGAGCAGCGCTGGAAACCTGGTGATCTTTCATGTTCGTGGAGGAGCCATAATAATCCTCTTCATCTTCAGAAAGGGTGAGCTCTATCTCAGCCCCGTTGGTGGCATTGTAATCGTGGGTGACAGTTCTGAAGCTGGGCTCCTTCTGGGGCTCAGGGGCATCTCTCGCCCAGATCTGCTGCGCTGAGAAGGACGTGGGCACCTCCAGGACGGGCTCCGGTGGCTCTTCTTCCCGGTCCAGCTCCACCTCGATCTCCACCTCgttgtcttcctcctcctcctcgtcatCCTCCACGTTGATCACCGCATCTTCCTGCTGTTTGGTTTGGTTAATTCTGCTCTGCAGGTTGCTTGCGATCTCGTCAATCCGGGTCCTCTTCTTCACGGGCGATAAGTCGAGAGGAAAGTCATTAGCGAGTTTCCTAGAGGCCTTAGCTACAAAATTGTTCTTGGAGGACAGCCCAAGAATTGAGGTCTGACTTTTCTTCACAGTGTTGCTGGAAGAGGGGTGGCTGTCTGTCTCGCCGTCCGCTGGCAGGCTGGAGGGCTGCCCCTCGAATTTTGGCAAGTTGTCGCAGAAGGAGTGTTTGTGCTGCTGATGCACCCTCAGCCCTTTCAGAGTCGTGGTGGAGTAATTACACATGGTGCACTTGTAGGGGTGCAGGGGCGGGGCCTgcgcgggcggcgggggcgggggcggcacCTGATGGGGCGGCTGCAGCTGCGGCGGCTGAGGCTGTGACggaggcgggggcggcgggggcggcagGGGCGGCTGTTGCTGCTGCAGGGGCTCCAGCACGACCCCCGATTTTCTCCCATTGATGCTCGAGCTCTCGTAAGACACGACACCTTCGTGCAGCGGAGAAGCGATGCTTTCACTCTGGGAATTCACAGCATCCCAGTCTGACGTTGTACCCGTGTGACACTGTTTGTGAGCCCCAAGTTTTAACGAGCTCTTGCAAGTAAATGGACATTCATCACATTTGTAGACGGCTGTCTTTCCGGATAAGTGGATGTTTTCTATGTGACGGGAGATGCTACGTCGATGCATGGTGAGGAACGGACAAAAGGGGCACTGGAACCTGTTCATGAATCTTCTAAATGGGATCCCCTTGGTCTCCAATAATTTGTTGCCCTCTGAGCCCATCAGCTGCTCCGCGGACATGCCTGCTGTCTGATGATCCAGAGCAGTTAAGCCATTCTCACTGTCTATTTCATTTAACTCTTCGTCGGAACTAGAGTCATTCAGCATGCTGTTAGTTTCCAGGTCGGCAGAAGAATTGGTCATGTCAGTCATTCCGTAACGGGATCTCTCCGCCAAGCTGACGAGGCCAGAATTGTGAGGTGACTTCGGCTTCATCTGAGGGTAAGACATGGGCGAAAACTTGGAAGCGGAAGAAGAATTGGGTCTCATGATGGAGTTGCCGATGGAGCCCCTGAAGGTGGAGACGTTAGTGTTGGGTAGCTCCCGGCTGGCAGCATTCACAGACAGATAGGTGGAGTTAGAAGTGGGGCTGGGAGCGTTCTTGTTCTGCACATCAGGCAGATTAGTCCCTTCTTGCTGCTGCCTGAGACTGGACAGGATCTTGACCATGCTGCGGTGTTTCTTCATCATGTGGTCACACCAGCGTTCCCGGCGGGGGGTCTGATAGCTGCACCACTCACAGCAAAAGTTGCCTCGAGACTTGGTCAGAGGCTTGACCATAGATTCTAGGATGCTGCGCTCCACGACCTCCGCCGGCAGCTCCTTGCAGGGGTCCTGCAGGGACACGGGTGGGACCACTGGGTCTGGCATCggagcaggggcagggggaggagcagTGGTCTCCTTCAAATTGTTTTTGTGATACATCTTCTGATGCTTAATTATTCTTGCCCTCCTTGGTGACTTGTATGTGCAAAACTGGCAAGAGAAGACCTTTCCGAATCCCTCGTGCATCATGATATTATAATTTAAGGATCCTGGAACAGGAGGTCCCGCTGAACTCCCTTCAGCTTGAGCTCCGTGGACCTTCCTAGTGTGTTCAATGAGGAGGTTTTTTGACCTGAAGTAGCGTACGCAGAACTTGCATTGAAAAAACTTGCTTGTTGGTTTGGGATTAGAGGCAATATGCTGACCGTAATATCCTGGACTATGGCCATAGTAACTTCCGGTCCCCAATGCAGTTGCATTTTGACCTAAAGAGAAGGCATAAGGTAAGTGGGAAGAGAAAAGCATAGCAAAAGCGAGTCAAGAAATTCAATCATGCAAATCCATTTTCTTCTCAATTATCCTTCATTAATAAACATCACATTCAAAAAGCCTAACATCTCAAGATGAGGCCCTGAAGAGTATTAACGAAGCGTTAACGAACATAAACACGTCGCTTCTCACGGACGGAAGGCAGTGCTTGGCTTCAGGTGCAAGAGTCTCCACATCTCGATTCATGTGCCACAGAGCTATGAAAATGCAAGTTTCACAGACTGCAATATTCATTCTAGAACTTTCCAAGATACTACCCTGTGCTCCAAACTGAAGGGAAGCTAAGAAACAGAGGAAGCTGAAAGAACAATAACCTGGGCTACTCAAGAAGAGAAACGTGATGCCCAAACCACAAAAATGGCTCacaagtgggaattccctggcggtccagtggttaggactcagcgtttttccactgccgtggcccaggttcaatccctggtcggggaacctttaaagatcccacaagccttgcagcgtggccaaaaaaaaaaaaaagaggctcgCAGAGAGCAAGAAACTCTGTGGGAACCATGCATGTCAGGAACCACGGCTACAGACTCCTCGGTACTGTATGCAGCCTGCTGCCTGTACTGGTTGCCTTAAGGGACCTTGCAGACAGCCCTTTCCAGTGGACATTCATGACTGGCATGTTGTGCCCAATCTAGGCTCCAGACAGGTATGTGCGGTGCCTTTGAAAAGCCCCAGGGCACAGTGGCCAGGGTCCACGCTGGCCAAGTCATAAGGTCCATCCGCACCAGGCTGCAGAACAAGGAGCATGTGATTAAGGCCCTCCACAGGGCCAAGTTCAAGTTCCCTGGCCACCAGAAGAGCCACATCTCCAAGAAGTGGGCATTTACTAAGTTTAATGCAGATGAATTTGAAAACAAGGTGGCAGAAAAGCAGCTCATCCCAGATGGCTGTGAGGTCAAATACATCCGTAATCCTGGCCCTCTGGGCAAGCGGCGGACCCTGCACTCAGGAGAGCCTTGGCACCGTCCCCTCCTTACTCACGCCCACCAATAAGTCCTACTCTCctgtccaaaaaaaaagaaccacgGCTACAGGCTCAAAATAGATGAGGGCAGTGAAATACATCAGATATGCCGAGCCCAGGACAGATTTACCTGATAAGTCCTCTGCAATCACAAATTCATCCTTTATAGACGAAAACTCCACCTCTGTCTGGTTACTGGCATTCATGGACCCAGAGCGCGGCTCGTTCGCATTGTCTTCGGCAACGTCCGTCGGCTGCAGAAATGCCGTGTGGACATCCTGGATATGCGCCTTGAGATCTTCGTAAGACGGGGCTCTAAAGTCACAGCCATCGCACTGAAGCACCTCCATCATCTGGGTCTACCCTCTCACATTAGGAACCTGCGGTGGCAGAAGGCAGACGAAACACCTTAAGGCCTGCGCTCATCACGTACCCCAGGCTGCTGGGGCTACAAGTCCATTGATGGAAGAAATTCCAATATCGGCCATTTCCTCTCACTGGACTTTGCCAGATGGAACACTGGCCAAAGAAAGGAAATCAGACATAACAGGGATGGTGTCCTTGACTTCCTAACTTCAAAGAAGGGGGGAAAAACCAGGTAAACTTTTTCTAGCTTGATGTATCTGCAAGTGCTATGTGCCAAAGAAACCCCTAATACTTCAAAAGTTTTAGTAGTTTCTGAATTTCTTGACTGAATTCAGATTTCTTGGTAGGTTAATACTGACTTTGATTCCGGCTGGGACCAGTTTTATTTTTGAACCAGAATCTTCTCAGAAGTAAAGAGGTGGCCCATACAGAAGAAAGGACAAACTTCACTCTTCATTAGCTGTTTTAATACTGTAAAACATGGATGTTTTATCACCAAACGGTGAAACAGTACTGAATCTCTGAGTGGCAGTAGGAAGCGCTTTTATTGtatctttttattcttctacTCTCTTAACTGATATTGCGGTAcacctccttcttcccttctttaaacggtttattttttttttttcatgagctaaatggttatttgttttttactaCCTACCAATTATAACCTAACAGCTTCTCCAATCTAATTAGGtcataaaatatttctcaagAGATTCTTAAACAACCAACTTTAGATGACAATCCAGTTTCTAGTTTCAGGTTGCACCTCGGTACCTCGATTTACACTAAGGCAACAGAAATGCACGTGGTTTGGAAGAAGGGCTTCTAAGGCAGGACTTTCCCTTTTTCTACTTCTCCCCTTTACAAATGTGGAGTGCATACTTGGCCATAACAAGCAGTGAACCTGATTCAGAATAAAGTAAAACTTGCCCGGCTGCCTCTGTCCTGCTATTTACTGTGTGATTGAAAGATACAGATAGCTTCACACGAACTCAATGGAGCGGCCCACCATTAAGAAGTTAAAAATGTATGAGAAGGCATACGCCTTCCTATCTTAAGTTGAGATACCCAGTTATTATCTTAATGACTGAGTTACTTCACTGAGCTCATAGCAAACTCTACTGAGTCACTGTAATCTAGAACCAGATGTCCAAGAACAAAAGCCACAAGCCAAATCTTTCGATACTTTGATCGTACAGCAACTTTCTATACTTTTATTGTAAAAGATCAATGATTTCTGCAGGAAgaatacagtggagaaatctgtcAATGCAGTGAAAGGAGCTATGGCAGGAGGATTTTCTCTGAAAGAATGCTCCTGTGAAAATAACTCCTGGCAAGTCCAGCTCTGGACAGCCTGAGCTTGCAGAGTGAGACACACAGAGATTTACCTTCTCCCCTTTCACCCagcaatttctcctttttttcaatAAACCCTGAACTGTGCACCAGAGTCCCTGTCGGCTAACTCAGCCTCCATATTCCCAGCCACACCAGCTTTTCTGTCTCAGCACCAACCCAAATTGTGTGGAAGAGGTTGCTATCAGCTCTGGATCAAATTACAGCCGTCACCGAGGCCCCACCCCACTTCTCCTTTTCGCACAGCCCATTAGACCTGAACACAAATTTTTCCATAGTGCAGACGACTCCTGCATTTAGAACACTTCACGGCAAAAAGGCAGATCATCCAGTGTGCGCTCCCCATCCCCCCAGCTTAGTCCTTTCATCTCAGCCAAACAAGCCACAGCTCTGCTGAATGTGTTTATCACACTTTCAAGAGATAGGAGCTCCTGCGTCACTGGAGCTCTAAGTCTCACTAAGCTGCCCTAGTCCTCTGAGCTTCAGGAGCGGCCATTTTAGCTCAGAGCCTCCCTTCTGAGCACAACATGGCTTCTCTGGGATGGATGCTGCCAGGCTGCCGGGCCGAGGCAACAGGAGAGGAGCAGCCTgggcccctcctctgccctcctcctcccaacAAAGGAGGAACTGTTTTCACTCCTTCCCGAAAAAGCAGCACCTCTCTCCTCCTCAAATGTCATTCACCAGGATCTCCGAAGGTTCTTTTATCCCATGCCTGATGGGCTAGTCCGTTCATCCCAGCACAGCCCTGGTTACCGCAGGACGTTCCTGGACCAGACCCTGTTCTCCAGCTGCCTTTGGGGGTGGGCTGGAGGGGGGAACCTCCAGAATGCCTTGGCTTCTTGGGAGTCGTCCTTCCACACACAGAAGACATACCATCCGACTCTGCTTGCCAGATTCCAAAGTCTAATGACCTTTGTTAATCACCAGCCAGTCTGTCTGCATCAGCGGACCCTGCCAACAGGCACACCCTTCAACACAAAGGCTGTAGCTATTCCTTTTAAAAGAGGTTCTCTGAAAGCTCCATTGTGTAGCCGAGAGCAAAACAAAATCTCTTCCCTTCAAAACTTCAAGCCTTTAGAAATAATGCAACAAAAGGCTTTCTGCTGTGTGTCTTTTGGAAAGTTTGAGCCTAGTTCGCACAACATCCACCAAAAAAATGACAGTTCTGCCCAAGGAAAGCAGGGCACCTTTGGCATTAAGTCATCCACCCCGAGATGAAATTCATCTCTCTGCACGGTTCTCTAATACCTTGGTGTCTTCCGAAGCTCTTAGCAAGGAAGGATTCAAACTTCGCTGGATGCAAACAAACCAACGGTCTCCTTGCTCTGCTACAAAGGAGATTAAAGGGTTAggagatcaggaaaaaaaaaaaaaagccactgatTTGGAAAAAGAAGAGATGATGAAAGTGATTTCCTAATAGGTTCTAGCTTTAATGTTGTTGCAGACTCTACCTCAAAAATAGCACAGAGCCTTAGAAGAGGTTAATCTCCAGGCTGCCGAGAGAACCAGTGTCTGGTTACCACCGAGTGGCCTTCAATTGGATGTCTGCACTGAGTCCTCAGATGAGGACGTGGCCTCCTCTGAAAGCCATTTTGTCTTTGTGCACACACTGCTCCTGGAGACGCTgacagaaggaaacagaaattgcCTGCATGGCCTAAACAATCAAAGACACAGAAACTTGACGTGTTTATGAGACTGAGGACGCACACATGGGCG
Proteins encoded in this region:
- the ZNF462 gene encoding zinc finger protein 462 isoform X3, with amino-acid sequence MMEVLQCDGCDFRAPSYEDLKAHIQDVHTAFLQPTDVAEDNANEPRSGSMNASNQTEVEFSSIKDEFVIAEDLSGQNATALGTGSYYGHSPGYYGQHIASNPKPTSKFFQCKFCVRYFRSKNLLIEHTRKVHGAQAEGSSAGPPVPGSLNYNIMMHEGFGKVFSCQFCTYKSPRRARIIKHQKMYHKNNLKETTAPPPAPAPMPDPVVPPVSLQDPCKELPAEVVERSILESMVKPLTKSRGNFCCEWCSYQTPRRERWCDHMMKKHRSMVKILSSLRQQQEGTNLPDVQNKNAPSPTSNSTYLSVNAASRELPNTNVSTFRGSIGNSIMRPNSSSASKFSPMSYPQMKPKSPHNSGLVSLAERSRYGMTDMTNSSADLETNSMLNDSSSDEELNEIDSENGLTALDHQTAGMSAEQLMGSEGNKLLETKGIPFRRFMNRFQCPFCPFLTMHRRSISRHIENIHLSGKTAVYKCDECPFTCKSSLKLGAHKQCHTGTTSDWDAVNSQSESIASPLHEGVVSYESSSINGRKSGVVLEPLQQQQPPLPPPPPPPPSQPQPPQLQPPHQVPPPPPPPAQAPPLHPYKCTMCNYSTTTLKGLRVHQQHKHSFCDNLPKFEGQPSSLPADGETDSHPSSSNTVKKSQTSILGLSSKNNFVAKASRKLANDFPLDLSPVKKRTRIDEIASNLQSRINQTKQQEDAVINVEDDEEEEEDNEVEIEVELDREEEPPEPVLEVPTSFSAQQIWARDAPEPQKEPSFRTVTHDYNATNGAEIELTLSEDEEDYYGSSTNMKDHQVSSAALLNTQTPIYGAEHGNENADFSDSGRLYYCKHCDFNNKSARSVSTHYQRMHPYIKFSFRYILDPNDHSAVYRCLECYIDYTNFEDLQQHYGEHHPEAMNVLNFDHSDLIYRCRFCSYTSPNVRSLMPHYQRMHPTVKINNAMIFSSYVVEQQEGPNTESQTLREILNSAPKNMAASAAVARGGGVPAPFPKNTPSKTFPPECENQKDPSVSTVVVYDCDVCSFASPNMHSVLVHYQKKHPEEKASYFRIQKTMRMVSVDRGSALSRLSFEPFGHLEEVPKIKERKVVGYKCKFCVEVHPTLRAICNHLRKHVQYGSVPAVSAAVKGLRSHERSHLALAMFTREDKYSCQYCSFVSAFRHNLDRHMQTHHGHHKPFRCKLCSFKSSYNSRLKTHILKAHAGEHAYKCSWCAFSTMTISQLKEHSLKVHGKALTLPRPRIVSLLSSHAHHSSSQKATPAEEVEDSNDSSYSEPPDVQQQLNHYQSAALARNNSRVSPVPLSGAAGGTEQKTEAVLHCEFCEFSSGYIQSIRRHYRDKHGGKKLFKCKDCSFYTGFKSAFTMHVEAGHSAVPEEGPKDLRCPLCLYHTKYKRNMIDHIVLHREERVVPIEVCRSKLSKYLQGVVFRCDKCTFTCSSDESLQQHIEKHNELKPYKCQLCYYETKHTEELDSHLRDEHKVSRNFELVGRVNLDQLEQMKEKMESSSSDEEDKEEEMNSKADGRDLMRFSDRGAAINTEKRFPCEFCGRAFSQGSEWERHVLRHGMALNDTKLVSQEEIHLKDSMEDSIKVPSIEEKEDDEAIGIDFSLKNEPVAICVVAADKSLLENAEAKKE